In Methanomassiliicoccales archaeon, the DNA window AGAACAGATCGAGTCATGGGCGATGGATTTTGACAACTGGGCGGTCTGCGATAGCGTATGCGCTAGTCTCTTTCGGCGTACCCAATTCGCTCGCTCCAAATGCTTGGAGTGGCCCTCAAGGGAAGAGGAGTATGTCAAGAGAGCGGGTTTCACTCTCATGGCAGCATTGGCGGTCCATGAGAAGAAGGAAGGAGATGGACTCTTCGAATCGTTCTTCGAGATCATCGAGAGGGAATCCATGGACGACAGGGAATATGTCAAGAAAGGCGTGAACTGGGCCCTGAGGCAGATCGGAAAAAGGAATTCGTCCCTCAACAAAAAGGCGATCCAGGTTGCCGAAAGGATATCCAACCTGGACTCGAAAGCAGCCCGTTGGATAGCCTCCGACGCGCTGAGGGAGTTGAAGAGCGAAAAGGTGCAGGAGCGGATTATGAGGAGAGTAAGTCGCTGATCTAAATCAGGGGTTTCCCACTATCCTCATGATGTCTGGTCTCTCCCTTATCAGGTACTCCGCTATGCCGTAACCCACCTTATCGCCCATCCTGTACTCGGCAAGCGTCTCGTGCATCAGTGAGATCCCATGTCCCTCTGGATTGGGAAACTCCATTATCGCCTTCTTCACTATGTTCGCGGTCACGTGATGGTTGCTCCCCTCCTTGTCGTTCAGGACCATCT includes these proteins:
- a CDS encoding DNA alkylation repair protein; its protein translation is MASPTGSEGMARYGIRSEKVLGLSMGELREMAKELGKDHQLALCLWAAGFHESRILAALIDDPSRVTEEQIESWAMDFDNWAVCDSVCASLFRRTQFARSKCLEWPSREEEYVKRAGFTLMAALAVHEKKEGDGLFESFFEIIERESMDDREYVKKGVNWALRQIGKRNSSLNKKAIQVAERISNLDSKAARWIASDALRELKSEKVQERIMRRVSR